The genomic interval GGACTTAAGGATTCAAAAATACAGAATCTACCCCCACTTAAAATTAAACTTGCTCAAAGTGCTGTGAGTCAGGATTTTGATTATCGTATGAGAGAAGCAAAAAGCATATTTAGCGAACATATAAGTGATATACAAAAGGCAATTAATGAAGAATATGATGTGATAATTCTACCCGAGAGTGCATTTTATGTGCCTTTAGATTCTCAATATTTTCCATATTTTGACTCGCTTTTAGAGATGAGCCATAAAATTGTTATTATTGTGGGGGCATTACGTGAAGAGATACACACAGATGGAAGAGCGTCTTATTTCAATAGCACCTATAAATTTGATAAAGGCAAAGTTTCTTTCTACGATAAAGTCCATCTTGTGCCTTTTGGTGAGACTCTCCCCTCTTTTTTACTGCCACTTGTAAATACATTTTTTCAAGGCATTGGCGGATTTAGTGCTGGGAAAGATTTTGGATATTTTGATATTGCAGAAATAAAATTTAAAAATGCTATTTGTTATGAGGGAAGTAATCGTGGATTCTATGCGGATTATCCACAATATGTGATTGTAACAAGCAATAATGCGTGGTTTGTGCCAAGCATTGAGCCTATATTACAAAAAAATTTGATGAAGTATTATGCTCGGCTCTATGGCAGTGTAATTTTCCACGCAACAAACCTTTCTCCCGCTGCTATAATTACACCTTTTGTTTCTTCTAGGTGAATGCCGTAGAAAATCACTTAAGAGAAAATATAAAAAACCGATTTTAAGCCGATATTAGTTTATTATGGTATCATAGGCAGTTTAAACCATAAAAGGAGTTATACAATGGTAAAAAAAATG from Helicobacter hepaticus ATCC 51449 carries:
- a CDS encoding apolipoprotein N-acyltransferase gives rise to the protein MRQIRLRFISIPYTHFSFYKPQTYKPTILWHFISFIFAFLYVLPFYAQWVLESYDKAISPLLVSLLGLFSIASVLFVPKNRRFGVGFFIGMLWFYWISLGLRYFDMSFLIPLVVIACGIFMGFVFYIGLWCECLIVRFAFLLLLSYLTPFGFDWIVPESVFAYSYIGVDKLSFALSILALWILFKYKTWWKLGGVICLVFALDFGLKDSKIQNLPPLKIKLAQSAVSQDFDYRMREAKSIFSEHISDIQKAINEEYDVIILPESAFYVPLDSQYFPYFDSLLEMSHKIVIIVGALREEIHTDGRASYFNSTYKFDKGKVSFYDKVHLVPFGETLPSFLLPLVNTFFQGIGGFSAGKDFGYFDIAEIKFKNAICYEGSNRGFYADYPQYVIVTSNNAWFVPSIEPILQKNLMKYYARLYGSVIFHATNLSPAAIITPFVSSR